A genome region from Myxococcales bacterium includes the following:
- a CDS encoding sigma-54-dependent Fis family transcriptional regulator: MTEPLRVLVADDEPNLRRVLTAILRRDGHDVVLANDGAEAIAALDSVDVVITDLRMPRLDGMEVLRTAVRTHPHVPIVMMTAHGSVGHAVEAIKAGAFDYIEKPFEQDQIRAIVDKAVRQAAANRAAPQAGLYRPTDDVRGRFGLVGDSPEMHGVFEVIERVADSPSTVLITGESGTGKELVAKALHEGSSVSGGPFIKINCAAIPKTLMESELFGYEKGAFTGATTSKPGRFELADGGTLFLDEIGEIPVEMQVKLLRAIQESEFERVGGIKTIKVDVRLITATNRDLEQEIARGNFREDLYYRLNVVPLLIPPLRRRDGDVPLLVRHILRRFNERLKKNVVGISDDAMAVLGAYSWPGNIRELENVLERTILFCKSEIIAKADLPDDLCAAAATATSSAAAPRDDDGDDDAVDLAGDASLKDIVRAETSRVEKEFIAKALAETGGNVTQAAKLLKISRKSLQMKMKEFGLRDTESGSTPSKD, translated from the coding sequence ATGACCGAGCCCTTGCGCGTCCTGGTCGCCGACGACGAACCCAACCTGCGGCGGGTGCTCACGGCGATCTTGCGCCGCGACGGCCACGACGTGGTCCTGGCCAACGACGGCGCCGAGGCGATCGCCGCGCTCGACTCGGTCGACGTCGTGATCACCGATCTGCGGATGCCCCGGCTCGACGGCATGGAGGTGCTGCGGACCGCGGTCCGGACCCACCCGCACGTGCCGATCGTCATGATGACCGCCCACGGGTCGGTCGGGCACGCGGTCGAGGCCATCAAGGCCGGCGCGTTCGACTACATCGAGAAGCCGTTCGAGCAGGACCAGATCCGCGCGATCGTCGACAAGGCCGTGCGCCAGGCCGCCGCCAACCGGGCCGCGCCCCAGGCCGGGCTCTACCGCCCCACCGACGACGTCCGCGGCCGGTTCGGGCTGGTCGGCGACTCGCCCGAGATGCACGGCGTGTTCGAGGTGATCGAGCGGGTCGCGGACTCGCCGTCGACGGTGCTGATCACCGGCGAGAGCGGCACCGGCAAGGAGCTGGTGGCCAAGGCCCTGCACGAGGGCTCGAGCGTCAGCGGCGGGCCGTTCATCAAGATCAACTGCGCCGCGATCCCCAAGACCCTGATGGAGTCGGAGCTGTTCGGCTACGAGAAGGGCGCGTTCACCGGCGCCACCACGTCGAAGCCGGGGCGGTTCGAGCTGGCCGACGGCGGCACGCTGTTCCTCGACGAGATCGGCGAGATCCCGGTCGAGATGCAGGTCAAGCTGCTGCGCGCGATCCAGGAGAGCGAGTTCGAGCGCGTGGGCGGCATCAAGACGATCAAGGTCGATGTCCGCCTCATCACCGCCACCAACCGCGACCTCGAGCAGGAGATCGCGCGCGGCAACTTCCGGGAAGACCTCTACTACCGCCTCAACGTCGTGCCGCTGCTGATCCCGCCGCTGCGCCGGCGCGACGGCGACGTGCCGCTCCTGGTCCGCCACATCCTGCGCCGCTTCAACGAGCGCCTGAAGAAGAACGTCGTCGGCATCAGCGACGACGCGATGGCGGTGCTCGGCGCGTACAGCTGGCCCGGCAACATCCGCGAGCTCGAGAACGTGCTCGAGCGGACGATCCTGTTCTGCAAGTCCGAGATCATCGCCAAGGCCGACCTGCCCGACGATCTGTGCGCCGCGGCGGCGACGGCGACCTCCTCGGCCGCGGCCCCGCGCGACGACGACGGCGACGACGACGCGGTCGATCTCGCCGGCGACGCCTCGCTCAAGGACATCGTCCGGGCCGAGACCAGCCGGGTCGAGAAGGAGTTCATCGCCAAGGCCCTGGCCGAGACCGGCGGCAACGTCACCCAGGCCGCCAAGCTGCTCAAGATCAGCCGCAAGAGCCTGCAGATGAAGATGAAGGAGTTCGGCCTGCGCGACACCGAGAGCGGCTCGACCCCGTCGAAGGACTGA